A single region of the Devosia sp. FJ2-5-3 genome encodes:
- the nth gene encoding endonuclease III — protein MATAKKVKKLGRADAEAIFTRFHEIEPEPKGELDYVNAYTLLVAVVLSAQATDVGVNRATKNLFQIAPTPAAMVALGVEGIENEIKTIGLFRNKAKFVFALSQQLIEKHGGEVPDDREALEALPGVGRKTANVVLNIFFKQPTIAVDTHLFRVSNRTGLAPGATPLAVELALQKQVPERFMLHAHHWLILHGRYICKARKPECWRCPIAQWCRFEPKTENPARS, from the coding sequence ATGGCAACCGCGAAAAAAGTTAAGAAATTGGGCCGGGCCGACGCCGAGGCCATCTTTACCCGCTTTCATGAGATCGAGCCCGAGCCCAAGGGCGAGCTCGATTACGTCAATGCCTATACGCTTCTCGTCGCGGTGGTCCTGTCTGCCCAGGCTACCGATGTGGGGGTAAATCGCGCCACGAAGAATTTGTTCCAGATTGCTCCCACCCCGGCTGCAATGGTTGCTCTGGGCGTGGAAGGCATCGAAAACGAGATCAAGACGATCGGCCTCTTCCGCAACAAGGCCAAGTTCGTTTTTGCGCTGTCACAGCAATTGATCGAAAAGCATGGCGGGGAAGTGCCGGACGATCGCGAGGCCCTGGAAGCCCTGCCCGGCGTGGGACGGAAAACCGCCAATGTGGTGCTCAATATCTTCTTCAAGCAGCCCACCATCGCGGTGGATACCCATCTCTTCCGCGTCAGCAATCGCACCGGTCTCGCCCCCGGCGCCACCCCGCTGGCGGTGGAGCTGGCGCTGCAAAAGCAGGTGCCGGAGCGCTTCATGCTCCACGCCCATCATTGGCTGATCCTGCATGGCCGTTACATCTGCAAGGCGCGCAAGCCCGAGTGCTGGCGCTGCCCGATTGCCCAATGGTGCCGCTTCGAGCCGAAGACGGAAAATCCGGCCCGCAGCTAG
- the hisH gene encoding imidazole glycerol phosphate synthase subunit HisH, translated as MSSVAIIDYGAGNLRSAAKAFERVAASQTNGPEIIVTADPEIVRRAERIMLPGVGAFADCKAGLDAVPGMVEMLEERVLKNGTPFLGVCVGMQLLASEGREKTVTAGLGWIPGAVEKITPSDPSLKIPHMGWNTISIVRPHSLLAGIPDGPAGLHAYFVHSYHMVTERPDTLVATTEYGGTVTACVGRDNIFGAQFHPEKSQALGLKLIENFLGWTP; from the coding sequence ATGAGTTCTGTCGCCATCATCGATTATGGCGCGGGCAATCTGCGCTCGGCGGCAAAGGCCTTTGAGCGCGTTGCCGCCTCCCAGACCAATGGTCCGGAGATCATCGTCACCGCCGATCCCGAGATCGTCCGCCGCGCCGAGCGCATCATGCTGCCCGGTGTCGGCGCCTTTGCCGATTGCAAGGCGGGGCTCGATGCCGTGCCGGGCATGGTCGAAATGCTCGAAGAACGCGTCCTCAAGAATGGCACGCCCTTTCTCGGCGTCTGCGTCGGCATGCAGCTGCTCGCCTCCGAAGGCCGCGAGAAGACTGTCACTGCCGGTCTTGGCTGGATCCCCGGCGCGGTCGAGAAAATCACCCCGTCCGACCCGAGCCTGAAAATCCCGCATATGGGCTGGAACACGATATCGATTGTTCGCCCCCATTCCCTGCTCGCGGGCATTCCCGATGGCCCCGCTGGGCTGCATGCCTATTTCGTGCACTCCTATCACATGGTCACCGAGCGCCCGGACACGCTGGTCGCCACCACCGAATATGGTGGCACGGTCACGGCATGTGTCGGTCGCGACAATATTTTCGGGGCGCAGTTCCATCCCGAAAAGAGCCAGGCTCTGGGCCTGAAACTGATCGAGAATTTCCTGGGGTGGACGCCTTAG
- a CDS encoding DUF2214 family protein — protein MDWSLILACAHHIAVFSLAGIFAAEFTLIRPGLTPAQLPGLSRIDAAYGGIATLVIIVGIVRVWLGTGDPSYYLGNWAFWAKMAAFTLMGILTIPPTLAIRRWLKAGDIAPSTAEIVSARRYVHLQAVALLFIPIFAAAMARGYGA, from the coding sequence ATGGACTGGAGCCTTATCCTCGCCTGCGCCCACCATATTGCCGTGTTCTCGCTGGCTGGCATCTTTGCGGCCGAGTTCACGCTCATCCGCCCCGGGCTGACGCCAGCGCAATTGCCGGGACTATCCCGCATCGACGCCGCCTATGGTGGTATCGCCACGCTCGTCATCATCGTGGGCATAGTGCGGGTCTGGCTGGGGACCGGTGACCCCTCCTATTATCTCGGCAATTGGGCCTTCTGGGCCAAGATGGCCGCCTTCACCCTCATGGGCATCCTGACCATTCCGCCAACCCTTGCCATTCGCCGCTGGCTCAAGGCGGGGGACATTGCGCCGTCGACGGCCGAGATCGTCAGTGCGCGGCGCTATGTGCACCTCCAGGCCGTGGCCTTGCTCTTCATCCCGATCTTTGCCGCCGCGATGGCGCGCGGCTATGGGGCCTGA
- a CDS encoding bifunctional helix-turn-helix domain-containing protein/methylated-DNA--[protein]-cysteine S-methyltransferase — MNQLAKLVPQDDYDIIRAAIRYLSENGPDATDLAAFSRALGMSERQLTELFRRWCGLSPKSFAQAVALDHAKSLLRNKASVLDTTYEVGLSSTSRLHDLFVTYEAMPPGLFRAGGAGLDMVWGAAPSPFGTAVVTATEYGISGLGFADADTSIEAAFADLANRWPNARFVRDDARIAPLVGQVFEPGRWADQHPVRVVLIGTDFEVQVWDRLLKIPMGQATTYADVARSIGRPTASRAVGAAVGKNPISFVVPCHRVVGTSGALTGYHWGVPRKRAILGWEAGVVSAAH, encoded by the coding sequence ATGAACCAGCTCGCCAAGCTCGTCCCGCAGGACGACTACGACATTATCCGCGCCGCCATCCGCTATCTCAGCGAGAACGGCCCTGACGCTACCGATCTGGCGGCCTTCTCCCGCGCCCTGGGCATGAGTGAACGACAGCTGACCGAGCTTTTCCGACGCTGGTGCGGCCTCAGCCCGAAAAGTTTTGCGCAGGCAGTGGCGCTCGACCACGCTAAATCATTGCTCCGGAACAAGGCCAGCGTCCTCGATACCACCTATGAGGTGGGCCTCAGCTCGACGTCCCGGCTGCACGATCTGTTCGTCACCTATGAAGCCATGCCTCCCGGCTTGTTCCGGGCCGGCGGGGCAGGGCTCGACATGGTCTGGGGGGCGGCACCATCGCCTTTCGGCACGGCGGTGGTGACGGCGACCGAATATGGCATTTCCGGCCTCGGCTTTGCCGATGCGGACACCAGCATCGAAGCCGCATTTGCCGACCTCGCCAATCGCTGGCCCAATGCCCGCTTCGTCCGCGACGATGCGCGGATTGCCCCGCTTGTGGGACAGGTGTTCGAACCGGGGCGCTGGGCGGATCAACACCCCGTGCGCGTCGTGCTGATCGGCACCGATTTCGAGGTGCAGGTGTGGGACCGCTTGCTGAAGATCCCCATGGGACAGGCGACCACCTATGCCGACGTCGCAAGATCCATCGGTCGGCCGACCGCGTCTCGGGCGGTGGGGGCAGCCGTGGGGAAGAACCCGATCAGCTTTGTCGTGCCCTGCCACAGGGTCGTGGGTACATCGGGCGCGTTGACGGGGTACCATTGGGGCGTCCCGCGAAAACGGGCCATCCTCGGATGGGAAGCCGGGGTGGTCTCGGCGGCGCACTAG
- the coaA gene encoding type I pantothenate kinase — MARRSPSLDPYHHFTIAEWSQLRNGQPMTLTQSDIDKLHGLNDPISLEEAEEVYLPLTRLLSHYVEAIQDLHNVASRFLKKPDHKVPFIIGVAGSVAVGKSTTARILQALLSRWPSSPRVDLVTTDGFLYPNAELGRRGLMERKGFPESYDRARFVNFLADIKSGKEKVAVPVYSHLVYDVVEGEEVVIDRPDILIVEGLNILQPGELPRTGNPILFASDFIDFSIYIDAETADLEDWFIERFFHLRETAFRDPNSFFRKLTEMSEAEAEEFGRQVWRSINLPNLLENILPTRGRADLILKKGKGHFIANVSLRRV; from the coding sequence ATGGCCCGTCGTTCCCCCTCGCTCGATCCCTATCATCACTTCACCATTGCCGAATGGAGCCAGCTGCGCAACGGCCAGCCCATGACGCTGACCCAGAGCGATATCGACAAGCTCCACGGTCTGAACGACCCGATCTCGCTGGAGGAAGCCGAAGAGGTTTACCTGCCGCTGACGCGCTTGCTCTCGCACTATGTCGAGGCCATCCAGGACCTGCACAATGTGGCCTCGCGCTTCCTCAAGAAGCCCGACCATAAAGTGCCGTTCATCATCGGCGTCGCCGGTTCGGTCGCCGTCGGAAAATCGACCACGGCGCGTATCCTGCAGGCGCTTCTGTCGCGTTGGCCCTCGAGCCCGCGCGTCGATCTCGTCACCACGGATGGCTTTCTCTACCCCAATGCCGAATTGGGGCGACGCGGCCTCATGGAGCGCAAGGGTTTTCCCGAAAGCTATGATCGCGCCCGCTTCGTCAATTTCCTCGCCGACATAAAGTCGGGCAAGGAAAAGGTGGCGGTCCCCGTCTATTCCCACCTCGTCTATGACGTGGTCGAGGGCGAGGAAGTCGTCATCGACCGGCCCGATATTCTCATCGTCGAGGGGCTCAATATCCTCCAGCCTGGCGAATTGCCGAGGACCGGCAATCCGATCCTGTTCGCCTCGGACTTCATCGATTTCTCGATCTATATCGACGCCGAGACGGCAGATCTCGAAGACTGGTTCATCGAGCGCTTCTTCCACCTGCGCGAGACCGCGTTCCGCGACCCCAATTCCTTCTTCCGCAAGCTCACGGAAATGAGCGAGGCGGAGGCGGAAGAATTCGGTCGCCAGGTCTGGCGCAGCATCAATCTGCCCAACCTGCTCGAAAACATCCTGCCCACGCGCGGGCGCGCCGATCTGATCCTGAAAAAGGGCAAGGGCCACTTCATCGCCAATGTCAGTTTGCGGCGGGTCTAG
- a CDS encoding VOC family protein, giving the protein MTITNALASIAVESLSESLVWYEYLFGRPADARPMADVAEWKLPGGSWVHVATDADRAGASVVMLIVDDIADELGRLEMFGITPVAKAIGDFFKTAKLRDPDGNLIVLSQPQPGTY; this is encoded by the coding sequence ATGACCATCACGAATGCGCTGGCCAGTATCGCCGTAGAAAGCCTCAGCGAGTCCCTTGTCTGGTATGAATATCTCTTCGGCCGGCCGGCGGACGCCCGTCCCATGGCCGATGTGGCCGAATGGAAATTGCCTGGCGGCAGCTGGGTTCATGTCGCCACCGATGCAGACCGTGCCGGCGCCAGCGTCGTCATGCTGATCGTCGACGATATTGCGGACGAGTTGGGCCGGCTCGAAATGTTCGGGATCACGCCCGTGGCCAAGGCCATTGGCGATTTTTTCAAGACGGCGAAACTGCGCGACCCCGACGGCAATCTCATCGTGCTGAGCCAGCCGCAGCCGGGAACCTATTAG
- the hisA gene encoding 1-(5-phosphoribosyl)-5-[(5-phosphoribosylamino)methylideneamino]imidazole-4-carboxamide isomerase translates to MILFPAIDLKDGQCVRLKLGDMNQATVFNDDPAAQAKSFEDQGFEYLHVVDLNGAFAGESVNGAAVEAILKSVKFPVQLGGGIRNLGHIEAWLDKGLARVILGTVAVRDPALVKEAARKWPGQVAVGMDARKGMVAVEGWAETSELSVIELAKRFEGAGVAAIIYTDIDRDGVLAGINWDSTLELARATTIPVIASGGLASMADIERMTQPEYAVLEGAISGRALYDGRIDSREALARIRAA, encoded by the coding sequence ATGATCCTTTTCCCCGCCATCGACCTCAAGGACGGCCAGTGCGTGCGCCTGAAACTGGGCGACATGAACCAGGCCACCGTGTTCAATGACGACCCTGCCGCGCAGGCAAAATCGTTCGAGGACCAGGGGTTTGAATATCTCCACGTCGTCGACCTCAACGGTGCCTTTGCCGGCGAAAGCGTCAATGGCGCGGCGGTGGAAGCCATTCTGAAAAGCGTAAAATTCCCCGTCCAATTGGGCGGCGGCATTCGCAATCTCGGCCATATCGAAGCCTGGCTCGACAAGGGTCTGGCCCGCGTCATTCTCGGTACCGTTGCCGTGCGCGACCCGGCGCTGGTCAAGGAAGCCGCCCGGAAATGGCCCGGCCAGGTCGCCGTCGGCATGGATGCGCGCAAGGGCATGGTGGCGGTTGAAGGCTGGGCGGAAACCTCCGAACTCAGCGTCATCGAGCTCGCCAAGCGGTTTGAAGGCGCTGGGGTTGCGGCCATCATCTACACCGATATCGATCGGGATGGCGTGCTGGCCGGCATCAACTGGGACTCGACGCTCGAGCTGGCCCGCGCCACCACCATCCCGGTGATCGCCTCGGGGGGCCTCGCTTCCATGGCCGATATCGAGCGCATGACCCAGCCTGAATATGCCGTGCTCGAAGGCGCTATTTCCGGTCGTGCTCTTTACGACGGGCGCATTGATTCACGTGAAGCACTGGCGCGGATCAGGGCTGCATGA
- the hisF gene encoding imidazole glycerol phosphate synthase subunit HisF: protein MTLKTRIIPCLDVAGGRVVKGVQFVDLVDAGDPVEAAMAYDAAGADELTFLDIAASHEGRDTIFDVVARTAEHCFMPVTVGGGVRSIEDIRKLLLAGADKVAINSAAVNDPDFIARAADKFGNQCIVVSVDAKQRSDGGAGWEIFTHGGRKPTGIDAVEFAHRMVERGAGELLVTSMDRDGTKSGFDLKLTRAIADNVEVPVIASGGVGTLQHLVEGVTEGHASAVLAASIFHFGTFTIPEAKRYMIEHGIDMRMDAPAPRA, encoded by the coding sequence ATGACACTGAAAACCCGCATCATCCCCTGCCTCGATGTCGCCGGCGGCCGCGTGGTGAAAGGCGTGCAGTTCGTTGATCTCGTCGATGCCGGCGATCCGGTGGAAGCGGCCATGGCCTATGACGCGGCCGGCGCCGACGAGCTAACGTTCCTCGACATCGCCGCAAGCCACGAGGGTCGCGACACGATTTTCGACGTGGTGGCGCGCACCGCCGAACATTGTTTCATGCCGGTGACCGTCGGTGGCGGCGTCCGCAGCATCGAGGACATCCGAAAACTACTGCTGGCCGGCGCCGACAAGGTGGCGATCAATTCGGCAGCGGTGAACGACCCCGATTTCATCGCCCGCGCCGCCGACAAGTTCGGCAATCAGTGCATCGTCGTTTCGGTCGATGCCAAGCAGCGCAGCGATGGCGGTGCGGGCTGGGAGATCTTCACCCATGGCGGCCGCAAACCCACCGGCATTGATGCCGTTGAGTTCGCCCACCGCATGGTCGAGCGCGGCGCCGGCGAATTGCTCGTCACCTCCATGGATCGCGACGGCACCAAATCCGGGTTCGACCTCAAACTCACCCGCGCCATTGCCGACAATGTCGAAGTCCCCGTCATCGCCTCGGGCGGCGTCGGTACGCTACAGCATCTGGTCGAGGGCGTCACCGAAGGCCATGCCAGCGCCGTGCTCGCCGCCTCGATCTTCCACTTCGGCACCTTCACCATTCCCGAGGCCAAGCGCTACATGATCGAGCATGGCATCGACATGCGCATGGACGCGCCGGCGCCGCGCGCCTGA
- a CDS encoding DUF2244 domain-containing protein → MPMQATTTTPLFSATLRPDRSLRATGGWVSLVIAAIVSVPFLIAVPEFLVPGLAAFALAVGGLVGLSLRQARRDRVSQQIIVWADQIEITLRGPGHERVLRRFSPRDVRLVLTRDDNERTTAMHLRHGAEEVELGAFLAPDDKSSFAREFGRALRRARQSA, encoded by the coding sequence ATGCCGATGCAAGCCACAACCACCACGCCGCTCTTTTCCGCCACGCTGCGACCCGACCGGTCGCTGCGGGCCACGGGCGGCTGGGTATCCCTTGTTATCGCCGCCATCGTATCCGTTCCCTTCCTCATTGCCGTTCCGGAATTTCTGGTTCCCGGGCTGGCCGCCTTCGCGCTTGCAGTCGGCGGACTGGTGGGGCTCAGCCTGCGGCAGGCGCGACGGGACCGGGTTTCCCAGCAGATCATCGTCTGGGCCGACCAGATCGAAATTACCCTGCGCGGACCCGGGCATGAACGCGTCCTGCGCCGGTTCTCGCCGCGTGACGTGCGGCTGGTTCTGACGCGCGACGACAATGAGCGGACAACCGCCATGCATCTGCGCCATGGCGCCGAAGAGGTCGAGCTTGGTGCCTTCCTCGCGCCTGACGACAAGTCGAGCTTTGCGCGGGAATTCGGCCGCGCCCTCCGCCGCGCCCGCCAAAGCGCCTGA
- a CDS encoding adenosine kinase has translation MTQTRFDVLTIGNAIVDIIAPVEAGFIEREGMQEGIMHLIDTDRAEELYSKMPLSRQQISGGSAANTAAGVASLGGRAAFVGKVADDVLGDVFDSDLSAVGVHYSTSRLKNGALTARSMIFLSEDGERTMNTYLGACHQLTEADIRPDDIGGAAITYMEGFLWDPVEAKKAFVLAAHYAHKHERAAAFTLSDPFCVDRFRPEFLDLIRSKTVDYVFANVHELKSLYETDDLGEAVRAIAQDAELAAITMGAEGAMAVYNGEVVSVPAFPVDKVVDATGAGDLFAAGFLLGMARGQNLESSLKTGCLAASEVISHIGARPQLDLADLSRQHGLAG, from the coding sequence ATGACCCAGACCCGCTTCGATGTTCTCACCATCGGCAATGCGATCGTCGACATCATCGCTCCCGTCGAGGCGGGCTTCATCGAACGCGAAGGTATGCAAGAGGGCATCATGCACCTGATCGACACCGATCGGGCCGAAGAGCTCTATTCCAAGATGCCGTTGAGCCGGCAGCAGATCTCGGGCGGTTCGGCTGCCAATACGGCGGCGGGCGTCGCCTCGCTGGGTGGCCGCGCCGCCTTTGTCGGCAAGGTGGCCGATGACGTCCTGGGCGATGTGTTCGACAGCGATCTTTCGGCGGTCGGCGTCCACTATTCCACTTCGCGCCTCAAGAACGGCGCGTTGACGGCCCGCTCCATGATCTTCCTCTCCGAGGATGGCGAGCGCACCATGAACACCTATCTCGGCGCCTGCCACCAGCTCACCGAAGCCGATATCCGCCCCGACGATATCGGCGGCGCCGCCATCACCTATATGGAAGGCTTCCTCTGGGACCCGGTCGAGGCCAAGAAGGCTTTCGTGCTTGCCGCGCACTATGCCCATAAGCATGAGCGCGCCGCCGCCTTCACCCTCTCCGATCCGTTCTGCGTCGATCGCTTCCGCCCCGAATTCCTCGATCTCATCCGCTCGAAAACCGTCGACTACGTCTTTGCCAATGTCCATGAGCTGAAATCGCTCTACGAGACCGACGATCTCGGCGAAGCCGTGCGCGCCATCGCCCAGGATGCCGAACTGGCCGCCATCACCATGGGCGCCGAGGGCGCCATGGCTGTCTACAATGGCGAAGTGGTTTCTGTTCCGGCCTTTCCGGTCGACAAGGTGGTCGATGCCACCGGCGCGGGCGATCTGTTCGCCGCCGGGTTCCTGCTCGGCATGGCGCGCGGCCAGAACCTCGAATCATCGCTCAAGACCGGGTGCCTCGCCGCATCCGAAGTGATTTCCCACATCGGCGCCCGCCCCCAGCTCGATCTGGCCGACCTCTCCCGCCAGCACGGGCTGGCTGGCTAG
- the dapB gene encoding 4-hydroxy-tetrahydrodipicolinate reductase has product MAGLRTIIAGAGGRMGAANLRAIAAHPGMVLVGAVDRPGTAAVGKDAGLLAGLEELGVAVSDDISVLLDTADVVIDFTAPAASVALAQKAAERGLVHIIGTTGCTEADDVAIAAAAAAGARIVKSGNFSPGMVALTALVEKAAAALPDYDIEILEMHHNLKVDAPSGTALMLGEAAAKGRDISLKDHSVRVRDGHTGAREAGTIGFATLRGGNVIGDHMVILAGASERIELTHRAQDRTIYANGAIRAALWAAGQKAGLYSMADVLGLND; this is encoded by the coding sequence ATGGCTGGATTGCGGACCATTATTGCGGGCGCAGGCGGGCGCATGGGCGCTGCGAATTTAAGAGCAATTGCCGCCCATCCCGGCATGGTTCTGGTCGGCGCTGTCGATCGCCCGGGCACCGCCGCCGTCGGCAAGGATGCGGGCCTGCTGGCCGGGCTGGAAGAACTTGGTGTGGCCGTGAGCGACGACATTTCGGTCCTGCTCGACACTGCAGACGTGGTCATCGATTTTACCGCCCCCGCCGCCAGCGTGGCGTTGGCGCAAAAGGCCGCCGAGCGCGGCCTCGTTCATATCATCGGCACCACCGGTTGCACCGAGGCCGACGATGTGGCCATCGCCGCTGCTGCCGCCGCTGGCGCTCGCATCGTAAAGTCCGGCAACTTCTCGCCCGGCATGGTCGCCTTGACGGCGCTGGTCGAAAAGGCCGCCGCCGCCTTGCCTGACTACGATATCGAAATCCTCGAAATGCATCACAATCTCAAGGTCGACGCCCCCTCGGGCACGGCCCTCATGCTGGGCGAAGCGGCTGCCAAGGGGCGGGACATTTCCCTCAAGGACCATTCGGTCCGTGTCCGCGACGGCCATACCGGCGCGCGCGAAGCCGGCACGATCGGCTTTGCCACGCTGCGCGGCGGCAATGTCATCGGCGATCACATGGTGATCCTTGCCGGCGCGTCGGAGCGCATCGAGCTCACCCACCGCGCCCAGGACCGCACCATCTACGCCAATGGCGCCATTCGCGCCGCGCTCTGGGCTGCCGGCCAGAAGGCCGGCCTCTATTCCATGGCCGATGTGCTCGGCCTCAACGACTAA
- a CDS encoding phosphoribosyl-ATP diphosphatase, producing the protein MTLEELEQRIALRAAASPDESYTAKLISRGINKASQKLGEEAIEAVIAAVTGDRAELVKESADVLYHLLVVLRASGVPLAEVMHELDTRTAQSGLAEKASREQS; encoded by the coding sequence ATGACGCTCGAAGAACTGGAACAGCGCATCGCGCTGCGCGCTGCTGCTTCGCCTGACGAAAGCTATACGGCCAAGCTCATCTCGCGGGGCATCAACAAGGCCAGCCAGAAGCTGGGCGAGGAAGCCATTGAGGCGGTGATCGCCGCCGTCACCGGGGATCGGGCCGAACTGGTCAAGGAGAGCGCGGATGTGCTTTACCACCTGCTGGTCGTGTTGCGTGCCTCGGGCGTGCCGCTCGCAGAGGTGATGCACGAACTCGACACGCGCACGGCCCAATCCGGCCTCGCCGAAAAAGCCTCGCGGGAGCAAAGCTGA
- a CDS encoding 2,3-bisphosphoglycerate-dependent phosphoglycerate mutase codes for MTGTLILVRHGQSEWNLENLFTGWRNPNLTEKGIGEARATGQALKAGGYAPDLFYTSALRRAQHTLDLILEEMGILNVTITRNIALNERDYGDLSGLNKDDARAKWGEEQVHIWRRSFDVPPPGGESLKDTAERTLPYYEAEILPQLKAGKTVLIAAHGNSLRALVMAIEGLTPDEILAREIGTGEPTVYKIGPDGKLVERVLL; via the coding sequence ATGACCGGCACGCTGATCCTGGTCCGCCACGGCCAGAGCGAATGGAACCTCGAAAATCTTTTTACCGGCTGGCGCAATCCCAACCTCACCGAGAAGGGGATCGGGGAAGCCCGTGCCACCGGCCAGGCTTTGAAGGCGGGCGGTTATGCGCCGGACCTGTTCTATACCTCCGCCCTGCGTCGCGCCCAGCACACGCTCGACCTCATCCTCGAGGAGATGGGCATTCTCAATGTCACCATCACCCGCAATATCGCGCTCAATGAACGCGATTATGGTGACCTCTCGGGCCTCAACAAGGACGATGCCCGCGCCAAATGGGGTGAGGAGCAAGTCCATATCTGGCGCCGTTCCTTCGACGTGCCGCCTCCGGGCGGTGAAAGCCTCAAGGACACGGCAGAGCGCACCCTGCCCTATTACGAAGCCGAAATCCTGCCCCAGCTCAAGGCTGGCAAGACGGTCCTGATTGCGGCCCACGGCAATTCGCTGCGCGCCCTCGTCATGGCCATCGAGGGCCTGACCCCCGACGAAATCCTCGCCCGCGAAATCGGCACCGGCGAACCCACGGTCTACAAGATCGGCCCGGACGGCAAGCTGGTCGAGCGGGTCCTGCTGTAA
- a CDS encoding TetR/AcrR family transcriptional regulator, with protein sequence MSTLANSPYHHGNLRQVLLETALSILAREGEAGLGLRDLARAVGVSAAAPYRHFDSRAALLEALAVTGFQRFAARMREVIDSQPEDVLAAMGKTYVVFALQNPNLFRLMFSPQLKKDARPGLRMAADAAFETLREAVGGEDAAARTRTLAAWAKVHGLAVLLLDGQIAIRAGEDTETLIARIIESL encoded by the coding sequence ATGTCAACTTTAGCCAATAGCCCCTATCATCACGGCAATCTGCGGCAGGTTCTGCTCGAAACGGCCCTCTCCATTCTGGCCCGTGAAGGCGAGGCCGGCCTGGGCCTGCGCGACTTGGCCCGAGCGGTCGGCGTTTCCGCTGCCGCCCCCTATCGCCATTTCGACAGCCGGGCGGCGCTCCTCGAAGCCCTCGCCGTCACCGGCTTCCAGCGCTTTGCCGCGCGCATGCGGGAGGTGATCGACAGCCAGCCCGAAGATGTTCTTGCAGCCATGGGCAAGACCTATGTGGTCTTTGCCCTGCAGAACCCGAACCTTTTCCGGCTGATGTTCTCGCCGCAGTTGAAAAAGGATGCCCGCCCCGGCCTGCGCATGGCCGCCGACGCCGCCTTCGAGACACTGCGCGAAGCGGTGGGCGGCGAAGATGCGGCGGCGCGAACCCGGACCCTTGCCGCTTGGGCCAAGGTCCATGGCCTTGCCGTACTGCTGCTCGATGGGCAGATCGCCATCCGCGCCGGCGAGGATACCGAGACCCTGATTGCCCGGATCATCGAGAGCCTGTGA
- a CDS encoding nicotinamidase encodes MTLAIAPNDFLIVVDVQYDFLPGGNLAVAHGDEIVPLVNALAKKFTNVVLTQDWHPKDHISFASQHTGKAPFETIELDYGTQVLWPDHCVWNTRGAEISGDLDIAHAQLIIRKGFRRGIDSYSGFQEADRETVTGLAGYLGEREAGRLYIVGLATDFCVAWTALDGAAAGYDVTIIEDATRAIDNGGSLDKAWADLAEAGVQRIMSRDILG; translated from the coding sequence ATGACCCTCGCCATTGCTCCCAATGATTTCCTCATTGTCGTCGATGTGCAGTATGATTTCCTGCCGGGAGGCAATCTCGCTGTGGCGCATGGCGACGAGATCGTCCCGCTGGTGAACGCGCTGGCGAAGAAGTTCACCAATGTGGTGCTGACCCAGGACTGGCATCCGAAGGACCACATTTCCTTTGCCAGCCAGCACACCGGCAAGGCGCCCTTCGAAACCATCGAACTCGATTATGGCACGCAGGTGCTGTGGCCCGACCACTGCGTCTGGAACACACGCGGAGCCGAAATCAGCGGAGACCTCGACATCGCCCACGCCCAACTCATCATCCGCAAGGGGTTTCGGCGCGGCATCGACAGCTATTCGGGCTTCCAGGAGGCGGACCGCGAGACGGTGACCGGGCTTGCCGGCTATCTCGGCGAACGGGAAGCCGGCCGGCTCTATATCGTCGGGCTCGCCACCGATTTCTGCGTCGCCTGGACGGCACTCGACGGGGCGGCGGCAGGCTATGACGTCACCATCATCGAAGACGCCACCCGTGCCATCGACAATGGGGGATCGCTGGACAAAGCCTGGGCGGATCTGGCCGAAGCAGGCGTACAGCGGATCATGAGCCGGGATATTCTGGGGTAA